The sequence GTATAATACAGTAGTAGGGTTTATACTCTCTTTTCAATACAAACCACCTGGAATTTAAGTAATCTCAAACTGAATAATGTAGTAATACTCAGAAAATCCTATATAAGAGAAACTGGAAAGAGCTATTATAATGCTCTTCTTGCATTTGATGGGTTCTTGGCTCCAAAATTCAACTTAGGAAAAACATCATCTTGCAAAATCTAAGGCTACCACTTAGTACAACTAAGTTGTACAACTTAGTACAACTAAGTTGTACAACTTAGTACAACTTAGTTGTACAACTTAGTACAACTTAGTTGTACAACTTAGTACAACTCTTCTCCCTCTACATAGTGAGAAGAAAAGCAATTATGTGACTGCTCCGACTCAAAATCTACCCTATTAGCTCAACTACAATGAGAAAAAACTCTACTGTAATTAATGGGGCACCTCAGGCTGACCTCATActgtcctttcctcttttttttcctgttcatttTCTAGCATGTGCTATTCATAAATTTATCAAATAAGATTAGAAAATAAGCTGAAAGTCAGTGTCTAGGCTAGTAACCCTACAGAACTTATGCTATTCTAttactacattaaaaatattttaaagagatgaagCAGTCATATTAATCCACCTTCAAGGTTAATGAtcatagttttttctaatttgaaCATAGCAATGCATTTTACTAAAATGTGTCTAgcagaaaacacaacatacctgCTGGAGAGACATGAGGACAGCTGCTCATTTTCAACAGCTTGAGTGTATCACTATTGTTGGCCACTAGTACTTTGAGAGATGGATCATCTACTGGAGTATCATCTATCTTAAGCGAAGACAGGGATTTGGAGTTTACGAACACAACCGTCAGTGCAGAGATAAAGTGAGactgaaaagcaaaaaaataaaaataaaaattatttcaatttttagaaaTGAGAATCAAGGGGTTTCCTAGTACTACAGTTTATCTGAACCATAAtgacatattaatattttgtaaatgttttaggGGTGGCATCCCTTCACTCTGTTGTTGGGAATATGGTAAAAATAGGTGACTATCTGTCATCTTTGAGAAGAGTCTATTTATGTGTGGGGGAAAAAAGCATTTCAAGCCTCAGGATAAGTGTCTCTAAATCAGAGAAACCACTGGTAAGTAAAAAGAGGAATTCTGGAACCCAGGATGAGAATCTCTCTCAGACACTTCATTTTGCCATAACTGGAAACCCTAGTGTTCTATAACACTAAActgcatttcttttctgtttgataGTTATGAACACTAAATAGTAACTATTAACACCATcattaattaataatttattcaaaatCTATGACAGACTCATTTGAGATATGAAAACTCATAGAAAATTTGATtataaaacaatcaaaataatacttaaaattcCAAGTTTAAAACTCCTTCAAATGTTATCTACAATATTTTCAAGTcttctattttaatgtattttgatcCACAAAAGCACCAATGAGTATCATtcatcatatatgtgtatatttgtatgtatgtacatatgtgtatatacacacatacacacacacacacacatgtatgtatctGTTGGACAGGATTTGATCTAAAGGAATCAATGTAGGCAAACAGGAATTAAAGCATTCTCAAAGTATGCAGCTCTCAATCGGAGCTAAGATATGAGTTGAAACCACTGGGCAAAGAATCTAGGAGAGTAAAGAAAGGCTAATACATGGTCTAACACATTCCTCTCTACAAAACCAACTTCATGCTCCAGTTAGCTTTATAAATTCTCTACAGGAGTGAAAAAGGATAAGGGCAGGCTAAGAGCCAAGACAGTATAGtgaaacattacttttttttttttttgagacagagtactgttcttgtcacccaggctggagtgcactggcactccttagctcactacaaccttgaactcctgaacttaagcaATCCTGTttcatcctccctagtagctaagactacaggtgtgagccaccatacccagctaactttttttttttgtagagatgggtcttgctatgctgcccaggctgatcttgaactcctggccacaacagaacctcctgcctcggcttcccaaagtactctgattatagctgtgagctaccacacccaaccAAAACACTACCTTCTTGATCACAATTCCCTAATTTACTTTTTCCCTACTGTGATTAAACAACTGGTTAACTAGATTTTGATAAACTATTTAACtacttaaatgttaatatttttctcctAATATTTTCATATCAAACTCAATTATATCTTGTACAAACATATTTCATTTGCAGTCTAATGAGTGCATCACTGACGTCTTTCCCCATTTCCCCAATTTAGCTCTGGACAAAAACATTTCTTCTATGTTCTCTTCAGTTCTCTCGGGATTTCCAAAATATTGCAACGCCCTACTTCAATCTTCTACCAAAgccataaaaggaaaagaaaaaaagaaaaacagttattAAGTATCCTAGACTCACTTAATAAGGGAAGAAGCATTCTTTCCATTAGCTCCATTCATGGTTCCCAAATTAGTACTAGATATATGCATagtgataagaaaaaaaagaaaattaaattatgttcAACATATCCTTTAATATGGTATACATACATACCATATGAGTCagtatgtatatttgtattttagctATGGTAGGTACACTAAAAATCAATTCAGATTGTTTCATTTCCTATTTCAAGCTTGAAGGTGGCGCTATACCATGTAACTAGTATTTCTTAGCGTGAGTTCCTTTAACCATCttaatcagaatcacctggactGCTCACAGGAAGAGAAGACTTAGAATCACCCCGAATTTGAAAAAGGGATAGAAATCCAAAATTTAGGAGGCTATTCAGAAGATTTTTACACATTAAGTCGGAGTACCACAATGATCTTTCTGTACTTAGGatcttaaaatattaagataatCAGATTCTCCTGCCCACTTCCCTTATTTTATatgtgaagaaaaacattttatctcaaaatatacatatgtaatgaaaatgtttcaaaatcaaTTAAGACTTTGACATCAACTGGTGATTTATTTGGTACAGACATTCCACTGAAACGACCACTTGGGTTAATATATTCAATTTAGTTATATTCCCTCCTCAATCATCCTAGTACATTAAACTACTAGATACTTAAAAGGGTGTCTATATTTTAGTTTTCAGTGtcttctgggaaaaaaatatcaaattattgtTGGATACTAACCTATTAACCATTAGCTAACATATTCAGACACCTTTACCAGTTGCCTTTCTAAAAATGCACccttcttatttttgtattttaagagaATAGTTGTGAGAGAGAGACACGATCTCTGATTATATGCAGGATCATGTtagaatatatataagaatatatgttAACTTTTCACCCAAAGAAAGGATGTCTTTAAGTCTGTAAATTAATCTAAACTGTGCTGATACTAACTTTGGTCATGATTAGATCTTTCCAGAACATTTGCCAAAAGATTTTAGAAGCTATACCTGCTCTCAATACTGGCACTCTCTACTTTTCTTTGATTCTAACTTCACCAACCTGCTCTGGAAGCCCCAAAATGAGTATCTATGTGTCCCTTTTTTTCTAATATGCTTGCCTCTATTTTACTTACTGAATTTCTTTTAATACTTCCTATAGACGCCTCTGTAAATTTCTTTAACCATACCAATTTAGAAGtatggtgatttaaaaaaaaaaaaagcttaaaaaaatactatttattttcatCCTAAATAGTAACTGGttttccattatgtatatatataactttccTTATACTCACACtgtcaatacaaaaaaaaaaaagattagattttCACTGAATTTCTCAGTAatagataataaaacaaaaacagcagaTACCTTTGGTAAATCCATAAAGCTTGGTCGAGCAGTTGAAATAAGTCCAAGTGTTTTTAAAGAGCAATTCACAAGTTGCGATAGTATATCACAAGCTGCTTCAGCTGATTCCTTGCTGCTGTCCACCTTAGAAAAGAAACACCGTTTActcatgaatattttattatttttttacttttttccccaaataccCAGACTTCAAGATTactcatgtatatatttatatttctctgtacACATATTCATTTTATAGAAGTATCATTACTAGTTTATTGCATTATAACTTAAAGAATATTCTTTCAAtcatccaccctccaccctcacctccaacTTGGCCTTTTCTAAGTCTCTCTGAAAAAGTATAAGGGCAATTGTCAAGACAAGACCTAGCTTTCATTATGATAAGAGACATATTTAATGTTGGCTTTTACACTGATTtattccaaagtgactgtataaACTAATGGAATAAATCAATttatagtctttaaaaaataattatgtatttggTAGTGGATCACATAATAGATGTAAATACAGTGTCTATGGTATGCAATAGAAACTGAGTATTTACTCAAAATGTTCAGGTGTATCACAACCTGGGATTCATCATTAATGTTATTAATGGAAAGATGAATGTGAAGTAAAATGAGTGTACTGGACCAGTCAGGCATGAAAATCTAAACTAAATAAGATGTAGCTATTCTCACACATACTTCTGCAAAGACATTTCCTAAGGGAAGGATAAAGGGCCAAAAAATCCCTCAAGGATGTAAAAAGGAGTTCATCCATCAAAAAGTTAGTTGTTTCCTGGGAAGCACCTTAAAACAGTTAAAAGGATATTATTAATTTCCAGATTCATATACACTACTTTATCCCAAAAATGTTAAGAGTGGATTGTAAAACTAATGTGCTAATTATATTAGTTTCAGAGCTACTTATAGATAATATGTGGTCCCTGAGACtagcagcatcaacatcacctgggaacttaaaTGGGAACAAATGTTCATACCCAACCCAGACCATCTGAATCAGAAACTGTGGGGGTGGGACCAGCAATTTTTGGCTTTACAAGCCCTTCAGGTGATTTTGATGCACATAAAGTTAGAGAACCACTCTTCTAGACTAAAAATTCTAACTATAAGCCTCCTTGATCTGTAATCAGTGAAGACTATCAGGAGAGCCCAGAAGAATCCTGTGATGTGACTCTTTTTTGTAAATCAGAAATTATTTcctcaggaaaatgaaaaaaaaaaccctaataaaaatgttcaactttTGCACAAATGATTTTATGAGGGTTATACTAGATACACCTGAATTGTATCACAGGGCTATAAAAATGACCCAGCAAATCTACTAGGTGGAACTGGACTTTAAGACCTATCAGAGGAATGTATTTGTATTATACTCATCTTTGTATACAATTTACCATTAGAACACTCTTACACAACTCAAAGATaaccaaaaccaaacagaaaCCTCTTTAGCCTTCTTCCCTGGGGGTATGGGGATGAGTCCTGAATTTTTGTTTGATCCCCCTACCCTTGCCCCCAGTTAGGATCGCAAGATAATATACTAGACACCAATTAAATTTCAGgtaaacaacagatattttttAGTATTGAAGATGTCCTAAACATTAAAAGGGATGTAactatactaaaaattattcattgattatccgaaattcaaatttaaatactcatcttacatttttatttgtaaaacctGGCAATCAGTGGCCTAAGCGCCTTTGTGcagttttctgggaaaaaaagGCGAAAACATATCCAACCATTCCCACCACcaattctctcctcctccttggaCAGACATGGGAGAATAAGCAGGTAATCTCCACCTAAGAGGAAATTACATTCTTCGAGGGAAGACAAGATTTTAGTTATGGCCAGAAGCTCTGGGTTAAGAACTACTGTTCTGCCTAGGTTCAGCCTGGACTATTCAGCAACTGCTACATCCAGATAAATCAAGTATTcatgcattgttttttttttttcaataagttATTTGCTACCACAAAATCTGGTGTTTAAAGCTTCAGTAAACATGTCCATATTTCATTATTCATCACCCAAACAAAACATGACAAGCCTCACACAAACCactgtgattttttatttttttaaatagagacagggtctcgctctgtcaccaaggctgtaGTACAGctgcacaatcatagctcaacacaacctcaaactcctgggctcatgcaatcttcccgcctcagcctcctgagaagctgggactatgggactacaggtacccacatCCAGCTATGATTTCTTAAATTATTCCGGATATCTCAAAAAGCCACCCACTTCATTTATCTCATCACTGCATGATTTCCAATACCTTCCTTccagcaacaaaaagaaataaacagttcCCTTTGGCATTCTCCCATGTacctttttctatttctctctaaAATATATTCATCTAAATCTACATAAAGTTTCTATGCTTCCTTTTCATTTGAAGATCCTATTTCAAAAAGCCATCAGTAAGTAACACTAAGTTCCTGTTAGATAGAAATAGCAATTAAGTTCTACTCAATTATAATCTcccaatttttactttattagatatttcttcttcctcaaaATCGTTCACAATAATTCAATGTAATTCACAGCTTTATCAATGACTTATGCTTATTTAGTggctgcttttgctgttttaagaaattattaataattaatagagTAATTTAGCTCCatcaaatataataattattttgtgaCAGCTTCTAAGGTATAcaataattctaaatttttaagcattttccctgaaaaagcaaatattttaaaggcaTGAGAAGATGTACTGGTTTAGGAAACAAAGCcactaaaaatactttattttttaaaagaaggatttaaaatattaccttGAAGCTGACATATTGTAGATGGTTTGAATGTCTTTTAATAATCTGTTTGATCAGCTCTGGATGGGTAGCTTTCAAGTAAGATGTAGCTGGCTGATTCAGTTCAAATTCAAAACATCTCCACAAGTCAGGCATGTGAAATACCTGGTTCCAGTTGCGGCAAACTTGTGAAGCATGAGCCCGGTCAAGAAGAGGCAAATACTTAAATACTTGGAGAATAATGTCCTGAAGGAGATTACCCCAATCACAAGTCTGAGAATGCTCATTTGTAGTCCTCAGTTTCTTGGATTTCTCTGCAGTTCCTTCTTCTGATGAATTACGGTCACTATCTCTTCCTCCTCGTTTCATCCTATTCCGAAAAATGCATCAGTTTTTTTCCTACTCAACTTTTGAatagaaataaactcaaaattcATTCTTCTGTCACTAAgatgtgtgtttatatacacaaacacaaacatgcaGGAAAAACTGGATCAGTAATTCAAGAATACCAAAACAAACTATTATGAAAAATGCCAATGAAGGCCAacaatggttttataaattttacacttttttggcatgtttttaaaCATCTACATTTATCagtataatatacagtatatactacaTGGGAGAAAGAGTATTATGATTTTGAAACTATGCTaagaatttatatttcaaaagttgTGGTCAACTTaactaaaatgaatataaaagggAACCTACAGCGATACTTTGTAAAGGTTTCTTAAAAGTCACCTAAGGATATTTGTTCTTGAATTCGAGGCCAACCAGGGTCCCAAGAACCTCCAGAGAGGATGTTCCACATTTAATAGTCTATACAGGGGTCCTGTGGTTCTGGCCTGAGGACCAGAACTGGGCCCCATAGCAGGAAGTGAGCAAGCTTTACAGTCTGAACtcctcctcctgtcagatcagcagctacattagattctcataggagtgagAATCTTATTGTGAAATGtccatgtgagggatctaggttgtgcgctccttaCGAGACTcttaatgcctgatgatctgaggtggaacagtttcttCCTGAAATCACCCCCTGCCACGGACAGGCACTGGGCTATGCTATGTGTTACTGCCAGACATTTCTTAACTCTGCCTAAAATAAGCAAAACCACCCCTACTATGAATTGTTTGGTCTGGAATGTAGCTGCTTCTTCAAACACATCACTTAATATTGCACTGTTTTCCCCAAGTTGTGTTTCTGAATTATACCTATTTGTTTATTCTATGTATTCTTAGCACTTTCATTCCATTAGTTTCTTTGAAAGATAGTTTTTTCATGGCAAAACAGTATTATGGCTAAAGAGAATGGGCTCTGGAACCAAGCTccttgggtttgaattctggctctaccTCTCACTGGCTATGTGGCTTTGAGCAAATTACTTGATATTCCTGTGCTTAAATTTCCAAAATGAGTTTAATAAAACAGGGTTTCTGTGAGAAATGCAATACTATTAAGGCTTTTCAAAGGGGAGATATGACTGTTGTGTAGGAAAGCAGTCCAGCATTAACGACATTAAAGTACACAACATGCTAAAAACCAGGGTTACtacccagaaggcagagaatgattcattcattcattccgttcactcattcattcattccgtTCACTCATtcaagatggggtctcgctctgtcacccaggctggagtgcagtggcacgatcatggctcactgcagcctcgacctcctgagatcaagcaatccttccacctcagcctccagagtatctgcatgcaccaccacacccgactctatttttgctttaaaatggagagagagagagagtgtgtgtgtgtgtgtgtcagagagacaGCGCAAGTGAGCTTGTGTACGAGAAAACACACCCTGGAAGTAGACTCACTGAATTATTATAGTAACCAACAGTAGACGGCAGAttacaggtaatttttttttctggcaaacatCTCTTCCCTTTTTAtgttttacacattttcttttactaTCAATGCATTACCGTGTAATCGGACTTTTTGGAAAAGTATAGCAGGCTCTAAACTAAATGGCTGCAGACCACTCACTGGTAGTTACTTAGTTCAGAGCCTGTAATACTTTTGTTTCTAGAGAACAGTTCTGGCAGGGTAGTGGTTTCGACCTAAACTTGGGGTCACAATCTTTCAGAAAGATGGCTTGTTGCTCCAACACTCCTCTGGCCTATCAGCATAAAAGAATTTCTCATTCCTGTGTGAGATGAAGGATATGCATATGCATTACTGTAAAACAAATGTTTCTGCAGACTTTCTCCACCCAGTACCTCGCAAAATTTGTGAAAGAGGATTGAGGGCTGGAGAGTAAAAAGAGAATGGCAGAGGCCTCTGACCTTAATGCCATGAAAGTCAGTCTAAGACGTCTTAGCATATGTGCAATAAACTGCCTATTCTTCACCGCTCCTATTCACAACtatgtgaataaaatatattacgtATACCCTACTGATAAgggagagaacaagagagaaaatagaatgacAGAGGTGACAGCAAGAAGGTAGTCTGATGGAAGACTGGAAATTATGTGTGACttgagaatagatttttttttataagtttAGAGAAAAGTGTATAATCTACACTGTAATCTTTAATATTAAGTCTCTTCTAATAATAATCCCTCACTAGAGGCTGAGATAACACTGTTATTATGACCCATTTTTCTGCTTTAACTTACCCTGAAGGCTTACTTTAATTTTAGTATATAAAATTTGGGTCAAAGAACAAAGTGTTTGCTATCCAGAGCTTATAATTTCTCTTCTGACCACCTAAAACTACTCACAATTTTGAGATACAGAGATTCAAAAAAGAATGACAGTCTTTGCAATTTCTACACCTTATTATAGAATACTGATTGCCTGTTTCTGGAGAACAATCTTCTAAAACCAGAACTAGACAACTTAAAGACGGAATGATTCATTTTACTTTAGAGTATATggatatataaacaaaaataaaatggtagccTTATTCACATAATAGTCTTTGCTAATAAATACTTTGCTGGTCctaaaaatagaaactttcttTTGTCTATTATAgtactgttttaaataaaatgtacttaaATACCTTTCCAAGTTCAGGTTAAAGAAGttgacaaaattttttttaacagtatgCAACACTAAGGGACAGTATCTCTTGATCTAGATATAAAAACACTATATGATCACCAAAGCCTATTTTAAGAACTTACCAGTTTACAAATAGCTGAATTAAGTCTGTTAATTGTCATACGTAATATGTCTATGTTACAATTATAGTGcattaagcaaaggaaaaaatgtaaggccaaattccaataaaaatatccTCTGCACTCTCCTCATTTGTGCATGAAAATAACAGAAGTGAGTggacacttaaaattttaaatgtcaattttTCCAAGTTGATTTCATTTATGTATGAAAAAATTTACACTACTTTAATAGTATCTTATTAAATCTATTTACACATGAAACTCTGctatacataaaattaaacatctcaGAGCATCTTCCAGCCTGCAAATAATTTACATCAATGGACCCTATAATTCCTACTTTTGTCAAAGTGAAAACACCTCCTATATTTGAAAAGAAGTGTGGAGAACCAAGGTGTACTATAAAACGTCAATGAGACATTCTAGGCTCTAGAAATCTAGAGCACCAAAACTAGGCCTCTTCAGGGCTCTGGCAGTTTAATTTCCTGCAAAGCTTCTAGGCCCCAAATAATGCAACTTAGGCCACCACAGCTTTTGGTGAGGGACTGATATGACTACAAACTGCTAAACAGCAAACTACTGAGGAAAGACCACAGAGTAGCTGAGCAGCACAAGGAGTTAGTGAACTAACTCTATGTTCCATAAACTTTCGAGGTGGGCGCGGTgggccacgcctgtaatcccagcactttgggaggacaaggcgggcggatcgcttgagctcagtagttcgagaccagcctgggcaacacgatgaaacctgtctctacaaaaattagctgggcatggtggcccatgcctgtagtctcagctactagggagcctggggtgggaggatcgctagagccgagatcgcgccactgcactccagcctgggtgacaaagtgagtccctgtctcaaaaaaaaaaaaaaaaaaaaaaaaagaactttgaaagAAGCAGTCAACTTCATTAGGTGAAGACCGGAAGTGAACAGCTAGCCGTGTGCATCGTTGTATTAGGCACTTTTACACTGGGCATGCAATAATTTTAAATGCCCATTTGTAGTTAACTCTAAAAAGCCTATTTTGGCATCACAGTTCCTTTCTGTTCTGCTTTTACTAATATCAAACTAATATGCATTCTTTGGCTGAACTACAAGAATAAAACACTATAAAGAG comes from Pan troglodytes isolate AG18354 chromosome 14, NHGRI_mPanTro3-v2.0_pri, whole genome shotgun sequence and encodes:
- the FBXL3 gene encoding F-box/LRR-repeat protein 3 (The RefSeq protein has 2 substitutions compared to this genomic sequence), coding for MKRGGRDSDRNSSEEGTAEKSKKLRTTNEHSQTCDWGNLLQDIILQVFKYLPLLDRAHASQVCRNWNQVFHMPDLWRCFEFELNQPATSYLKATHPELIKQIIKRHSNHLQYVSFKVDSSKESAEAACDILSQLVNCSLKTLGLISTARPSFMDLPKSHFISALTVVFVNSKSLSSLKIDDTPVDDPSLKVPVANNSDTLKLLKMSSCPHVSPAGILCVADQCHGLRELALNYHLLSDELLLALSSEKHVRLEHLRIDVVSENPGQTHFHTIQKSSWDAFIRHSPKVNLVMYFFLYEEESDPFFRYEIPATHLYFGRSVSKDVLGRVGMTCPRLVELVVCANGLRPLDEELIRIAERCKNLSAIGLGECEVSCSAFVEFVKMCGGRLSQLSIMEEVLIPDQKYSLEQIHWEVSKHLGRVWFPDMMPTW
- the FBXL3 gene encoding F-box/LRR-repeat protein 3 isoform X1, translated to MKRGGRDSDRNSSEEGTAEKSKKLRTTNEHSQTCDWGNLLQDIILQVFKYLPLLDRAHASQVCRNWNQVFHMPDLWRCFEFELNQPATSYLKATHPELIKQIIKRHSNHLQYVSFKVDSSKESAEAACDILSQLVNCSLKTLGLISTARPSFMDLPKSHFISALTVVFVNSKSLSSLKIDDTPVDDPSLKVLVANNSDTLKLLKMSSCPHVSPAGILCVADQCHGLRELALNYHLLSDELLLALSSEKHVRLEHLRIDVVSENPGQTHFHTIQKSSWDAFIRHSPKVNLVMYFFLYEEEFDPFFRYEIPATHLYFGRSVSKDVLGRVGMTCPRLVELVVCANGLRPLDEELIRIAERCKNLSAIGLGECEVSCSAFVEFVKMCGGRLSQLSIMEEVLIPDQKYSLEQIHWEVSKHLGRVWFPDMMPTW